One Thermoanaerobacter kivui genomic window, TTTAGTTACTGTCATTTCTCCTTCTTTTGATGAAGGAATATTACAGCTTGCAGCAAAAGAAAAGGTGGAACTTATAAGACGTGAGTACCAACAAGGGGATGTAAGGGGATTTTTTGTTGCGATTGCTGCTACAGATGATGAGAAGGTAAATAAACTTGTGGCGTCAGATGGAGAAAAATACAATGTGCTTGTAAATGTGATTGATGATAAAGACCTTTCTTCTTTTATTGTGCCTTCCACTGTAAAAAGGGGAGACTTAATTATCTCTATATCTACAAGTGGCAAAAGTCCACTTCTTTCGAGAATGATAAAAGAAAAGTTGGAGTCAATTTTCAATGATGACTATGAAAAACTATTACAAAAGCTATACCAGAAGAGGATAGAATTAAAAGACAAAGGCTTCACTGAGGAAGAAAAAATGGCTATTTACAAAGAAATTATTGAAAAAAGCGGGCTGTTAGAAATAAACGTAGATGAAGGAATGTTAAAATAATTCTATGTTAAGTCTTGAAAAATGTTTTTTATCAAAAGTAAATACCTTTTTGTTTCCTGAATTTATTGCATGGGCATCTATATACGCATCAATAAAATCAACATTATTTTCTTTATAGCTGTTTAGAGAGAGAATTAATGTGTCTTTTTCTTCTGCTTCGACAGCATCAGAGCATATAAAGGTAATGAGGGTATCAGATATTTGATCCTTTGATATCTTGTAGAAAGACTCAAGCGTCCATACTACTTCTGCAATAGTAAGAGGAGATACAAGAAGTTTTAATTCTCCGTTGTCCGCTTTTTTCATAATTTCATACGCTTTTGCATAAAATTCTTCATTATCCTTTAAAAGGTATCTCAAAATGACATTGGCGTCAATCCATATTTTCTCCATTGTTATTTCTCCTTATTCTTTTGTTTACCCAAGTTTTTTTGGTATTTTCTGTTTCTTCATCAATGCTTTTGAATTTTACCTGAGATTTTAACGTTCCACCTAATTGTGAAAGCTTTTTCTTTTTTATTAATTTCAGCACTATTTCTTTGTTGTCTTGTACTATAAAGATGATATTATCTCCTATATCAGCGCCAATTGCTTTTCTGATTTCTGCAGGCAATTGAATTTGTCCTTTGCCTGTAATTGTAGACGTAGCATGTATCATTTTTTTCACCTCCACGTATCTTTTACTTAGATTATAATACATGATTTATTATTTTTCAATGACTTATGATTTATTCATGAAATCTAAACAAAGAATGATAAAAATTTGGGAAGAGGTGATCCTGTGAAAATTGATAAATCAAAAGAACTCTTTGGAAAGGCTAAAAAACTTATGCCGGGTGGTGTTAATAGTCCCGTAAGGGCTTTTAAGTCAGTAGGAACTACTCCCGTTTTTATAAAAAAGGGGCAAGGAAGTCATATTTGGGATGAGGATGGCAATGAATACATAGACTACGTCCTTTCATGGGGACCACTGATACTGGGACATGCTCATCCACAAGTAGTAGAAGCTATTAAGAAACAGGCAGAACTGGGAACCAGTTTTGGAGCCTGCACAGAGTTAGAAGTTAAGATGGCGGAAAAAGTAATTGAGGCTGTTCCATCTGTAAAAGTTGTCAGAATGGTAAATTCAGGAACAGAAGCCACTATGAGTGCTATAAGATTGGCAAGAGGATATACGGAAAGAGACATCATTGTAAAATTTGAAGGATGTTATCACGGACATTCTGACAGCCTGCTTATAAAAGCAGGGTCAGGTGCACTTACTTTCGGAATGCCTGATTCAAAAGGTGTGACAAAAGAGGTAGCAAAGGATACAATTATAGCGAGATATAATGACATCAAAATGGTAGAAGATATTTTCAAAATATATGGTGAAAATATCGCTGCTGTAATTGTAGAGCCTGTTGCCGGAAATATGGGTACTGTTTTACCTGAGGAGAAATTTTTAAAAGGATTAAGAGAGATTACTACAAAGTATGGAGCACTTTTAATTTTTGATGAAGTGATGACAGGCTTTAGAGTATCTTATTCAGGGGCACAAGGACTTTACAGTGTTATACCTGACATTACTACACTTGGGAAAATCATTGGAGGTGGGCTTCCTGTTGGTGCCTATGGAGGAAGAGAGGAGATAATGAGGTTGGTTTCTCCTGATGGGCCTGTGTACCAAGCAGGGACTTTGTCTGGAAATCCTCTTGCAATGGCAGCAGGGTTTGAGACTCTAAAAATTTTATCTGAGGACCCTGCCCTTTATGAAGAATTAGATAAAAAAGCAGAAAAACTATGTAATGGGTTAAAAGAGAGCATGGTTCAAAATGGAATTGATGTTACAATAAATAGAGTAGGCAGCATGATGTGTATGTTTTTTACGAAAGATGAAGTAAAAGACTATGACTCTGCTTTAAAATCAAACACTGCTTTGTATGCTGCATATTTTAGAGAAATGCTAAAAAGGGGTGTGTACTTGCCGCCTTCTCAATTTGAGACCTTCTTTTTATCAATAGCTCACACAGAGGAGGATATTGAAAAAACAATTGAGGCCAGTTTTGAAGCTGCAAAAATTATAAGTAAGCAATACAGGGACATTTCTATTCATTGACAAACTATTTATAAAATGATATGCTTTATTTAAAGGAAGAATTGAATAACATGCAAATACAGGTGCCCAATTTTGAAATCAAAATTGGGTTAAAAGGGAAGCAGGTGAAAGTCCTGCACGGTCCCGCCACTGTGATGGTGAGCTCTTTACATTATGCCACTGCCCGTCACTCAGCGGAGCATGTTTTTATACGAAATATAATTGTTAAATTCGTGCTCCGCTGAGTGACGGGTGGGAAGGCGTAAAGAGCGATGAACCTAAGTCAGGAGACCTGCCTGTATTTGTGTTACACTTACTCTACGGTCGATAGAGGGGGTGTTAGAAAGGGATACATATGTGTTTTTTAACCTCTTAACGCCGTTGGTAAGTTAAGAGGTTTTATTTTTACTTAAATTTTATAAAAAAGAGGTGTTTGGTGTGAAAAAATGGATGTTGTTAACAGCATTTGCATTGCTTTTAATAGCGCCGCAAATTGCCTATTCTATGCACATAATGGAAGGGTTTCTTCCTCTTAAGTGGTGCATAATATGGGATGCAGCTTCTTTGCCTTTTGTGGTTGTGGGACTTATAACGATAAACAAAAAGGTAAAGGAAAATCCAAAGCTTAAAATGCTTTTGGGTTTTGCAGGTGCTTTTGCCTTTGTGCTTTCAGCCTTGAAAATCCCATCAGTTACGGGAAGTTGTTCGCATCCAACCGGTGTAGGGCTTGGAGCTATACTTTTTGGGCCTTTTGCTATGAGCGTTTTAGGCCTTATAGTGCTTTTGTTTCAGGCACTGCTTTTGGCCCATGGTGGCATAACAACTTTGGGTGCTAATACATTTTCCATGGCTATAGTAGGGCCAATTGCTTCCTATTATATATTTAAAGGAATAAAAAAAGCAGGGGGGCCAAATTGGCTTGCAGTATTTTTGGCTGCCTCAATTGGGGATTTGCTTACATATGTGACGACATCCTTCCAATTGGCTATTGCTTTTCCTGCTGAAGTAGGTGGTTTTACAGCCTCATTTTTAAAATTCATGGGGATATTTGCAGTGACACAGGTACCTTTGGCAATAAGTGAGGGACTTTTAACTGTGCTTGTAATCAATATGCTATCTTCCTACAGCAAAGAGGAACTCATTGAGCTTAACGTTTTAGAGAAAGAAGGTAAGGTAGTATGAAGGATAAAAAGTTTTTAATGAAAAATTTGATATTAGGCTTGTTGGTCATTTTGCTGATTGTGTTTCCTCTTGTTACTATTAAAAACGCTGAATTTGCTGGTGCAGATGACAGGGCGACAGAGGCTATTGCTCAGGTAGACAAAAATTACAAGCCATGGTTTGAACCAATTTGGGAGCCACCAAGCGGAGAAATTGAAAGCCTTTTGTTTGCCTTACAGGCTGCAATTGGTGCAGGCTTTTTGGGATATTACATAGGCCTTGTGAAGGGGAGGAAAAATGCTAATAGATAGTTACTCTTACACAAACAGGATGTACAATGTACATCCTGTTGAAAAACTTTTATTTGCCTTTTTGACAATGATTTTATGTTTTAAATTTGATGCCTATACAAATATTGCAGTAATTATTTTGATGTTTGTGGTAACTGTATTTAAAGCGAAAATTCCAGCAAAAGTGTATATTAAACTTATGTTAATTCCTTATTCTTTTCTCATAATAAGCATATTGACACTTGTAATAAATGTTGTAGAGGATAAAAGTATTGCATTAGTAAGTTTTAATATTTTTGGAATAACCTTAGGGATTACCGCAAAAGGAGTTAGCACTGCTATTATTTTATTCTTCAGAGCTTTAGCAGTGGTCTCTTGCTTATATTTTCTTGCTCTTACTACTCCTGTAGTTGACATCATAAATGTCTTAAAGAAATTTAAATTTCCATCATTATTTTTGGAGCTGCTTCAGCTTATTTATCGATTTATATTTGTTTTAATACAAGCAGCCGATGATATCTACATATCTCAGGATTCAAGACTGGGATATGCCACATTAAAGAATGGCTATAGGTCTTTAGGACTTTTGATATCTTCTCTTTTTATTAAGTCTTACAAAGATTCATAGGATTTATACATAGCTTTAGAAGCAAGATGTTATAATGGGGAGCTAAAAGTTGTTAGCAAAGATTATAAATTTTGTTATAAAAATGTAATATTTATTATTTTAATAGAACTAATTTTAATAAGCGCAGCAATGTTTTTAAGAAGGTGAATTATGAAAGAGCAATTTATATTAGAAGCGATAGATGTTAGTTTTGAGTACAGCGATGGCACAAAAGCTTTGGACGGAGTAAATATGTCCATAGAGAAGGGCAAAAAGATTGCAGTTTTGGGTCCAAACGGCGCAGGCAAGACAACGCTGTTTTTGCACTTCAACGGGATTTTGAAACCCAAATCAGGAAAAATATTATACAAAGGTGAAGAGATAAATTACAGCCATAGCGAACTTGTAAAACTTAGAAAGAATGTTGGTATTGTTTTTCAAAATCCTGACATACAGCTTTTCTCTGCCAGCGTATACCAAGAAATTTCTTTTGGCCCCATGAACTTAGGTTATCCAGAAAATATAGTAAAAGAGAAAGTTGAAAACGCCATGAAAGAAACAAGTATAAGCCATCTAAAAGACAAGCCCACCCATTTTTTAAGCTATGGGCAGAAAAAAAGCGTCTCAATAGCTGATATTATAGTTATGGAGCCTGAAGTTATTATATTGGATGAGCCAACAGTTTATTTAGACCCTAAGCATGTTCAAGAGGTTATGGGTTTATTTGACAAATTGGTTGACGAGGGAAAGACACTCATTTTATCAACTCATGATGTGGACTTTGCTTATTCATGGGCTGACTATATATATATCATGAAGAATGGAAAAGTTGTTGCAAAAGGCGAACCCACAGTTGTCTTTGCTAATGCAAAAGAACTTGATTGGAGTGATTTGAGAAAGCCTATGCTTTTAGAGATATATGAAATTTTAAAAGAAAAAGAAATTGTAAATGGAAGTAATATACCAAAAAATATAGAGGAATTAAAGAAGTGTATAAAATAAAAGCTGCTGAAAACTCAGCGGCTTGAATTTGTTGACAAAGTATAATTTTGATTGGCATTTTGCAAGTTTGCTCCAGCGACAAAGCAGGCTAAACTAACGCTCGATCTCAGACTCCGGCGGGGTTCCGGCCACATTCGACATCCTTGTCTCAGGTGGCCGCTTCCGCCATCCGTGGCTCCAGCCCCGCCTACGTCTTTCGAGCTTGCTAAGTTTAGTTACTGCTTTGTCGCGAGTCGCATTACTTCACAAAATGCCAATCTTGCAAAATAGTTTGTTTACAGTTTTAAGCTGCTAAAAACTCAGCAGCTTAAAACTATTCATTTTTACTTTCTTTTTGTCCTTGAGGGAAAAATTGCTGAAAAATATCTAAAGACATTGGGAAAACTACTATGTTTGACCTGTCATTAGCTATTTCTCTTAAAGTTTGAAGATACCTAAGTTGCAGAGAAACGGGTTGTGAGGCTATGATGCGGGCAGCTTCAGCGAGTTTTGCCGCTGCTTGATATTCTCCATCAGCATTTATAATTTTAGCACGGCGTTCCCTTTCTGCTTCTGCTTGTGCTGCCATGGCCCTTTGCATGCTTTGTGGTAGTTCTACATCCCTTATTTCCACAAGATTCACTTTTACTCCCCATGGTTCTGTTCCCTCATCTATAATCTCGCGAAGCCTCTTGTTTATTTCTTCTCTGTGAGATAATAATTCGTCTAAGTCAGACTGACCTAAAACGCTTCTTAGTGTAGTTTGTGCCAGCTGAGATGTTGCTCTTATGTGGTCTAAAACTTTTATAACAGCGTTGGCAGGGTCTATTACTCTGAAGTATACTACTGCATTTACTTTAACAGTAACGTTGTCTCTTGTAATTGCCTCTTGTGTTGGTACTTCCATTGTTATGACTCTCAAATCTACTTTTTGCATTCTCTCTATTATAGGAATCAAGAAAAATATTCCTGGTCCTCTTACACCTACGTAGCGCCCGAGACGAAAAATTACGCCCCTTTCGTATTCCTGTACTATTCTAATGGATGCGGAAATTAAACTTATAAGGATTATTAATAAGGTGAATAGAAATGCAAAACTCTCAATCATTTTTTTTACTGCCTCCCTCTTTTATTTTTTCAACTTTAACTGTCAAACCCTCTACTGCTGTAATGACCACCTTTTCGCCTTTTGCAATATACTCTTTAGATTCTGCCTGCCACCTTTCTCCTTCTACCAAGACTATGCCATTTGGATTAATATCACTTACTGCAATACCTATTTCACCAATTAGACCTTCTACTCCTGTGACTACTTTTCTCTTTTGAGCTTTTATAACAGCAGCTAAGAGGAAAGAAACAAAAGCTGCCATGAAAAAGGCTGTTGCGAAAACTACTCCTTTGTTTATAGTGAGTCCCATTTGGTTTCCACTAAATAACATTAAAGAGCCAAGTACAAAGGAAGTTATACCGCCCACTGCTAAAATTCCATGGCTTACCACAAAGGCCTCAGACGCCAAAAGCACAAGCCCTAATATGACAAGAAGCATTCCACTTAATTGAGCATTTAATGTTCCAAGTGTGTAGAGGCCTAAAAGTAAGCTTATTCCTCCTGCCACACCGGGAAAGATAGCCCCAGGATGATAAAGCTCCAATACAATGCCCAAGATACCAGCGCTCATGAGAAGATAAGCAATATTTGGATCGCTTATTGCAAAGAGAAATTTTTGAGATGAAGACATTGGGAAGTATTTGATTGGACCATCAGTTTGCAAAGTTGTAGTTGTGCCGTCAAAATTTTTGACTGTAAGGCCGTTTATTTTTTTTAGAAGGTCATTTAAATTAGTAGCTTTAAAATCGATTAAATGGGCATTTAATGCTTCTGTGTCAGTAAAAGATTTGCTTTCAATAACTGCCATTTCAGCATTTTTGGGGTCTCTCCCTCTGTTTTCTGCGATGCTTCTTATCCAGGCAGCAGCGTCATGAGTGATTTTTTGCTTTTGTACATCTGATAAAGCAGAGTCGTCTTCCATTGACACCGGATGGGCGGCGCCTATTCTACTTCCAGGAGCCATTGCAGCGACATTTGCTGAAAGGGTTATGAAAGTGCCAGCAGAGCCCGCCCAAGCTCCTGCGGGGGAGACATATACTACAACAGGAATAGGAGAATTTAGTATTTGTGTGACGATTTTTTGAGTAGTAGAATACAAACCGCCAGGAGTAGAAAGTTCTATGACTATACAACTTGCACCATTTTTTTCTGCTTCCTGCAAGCCACTTTCAATGTAATCTGCGACAACTGGTACAATAGGGCCATCAATGGATAGTACATAAACGGGGCTTTGAGTCGGAGCCGCTTTTAAAGAAGAAAGTGGCAGGATGACAAAAATTAACAAGATTATAAATAGTAAAATTTTCCTTAAATTAAACACTTTTTGTTCCCCCTTTAATAACATTTTAACATAACTGAAAAATTTTATATAGTATTTTATGTGATTGGCAGAAATTTTTTTGAAGGATTTTTTATAAAAATGTAGAATTTAATTTATGTGTTTATTGATTTATATATTCGACAAAAAACTCAAAAACCTTTTTTATTTTTAACCTAAAAGGAGGAAATTTAATGGCGTTTTTTAGAGTTGAAACAGAAGAAGACATAAAAAATTTAAATTTTCTCGAAAGAATTTACGGAATTCTATTTAAACCTTCTATTACAATAAAAAACTTAATGTATCAACCTAAATTAGTTTATCCAGCTATAGTTAAAGTTGTTGGGATAGTATTTCTTTATATCTTACGTTATCCTGTATATGAAAGACATATACGTGAACTTTTAAAAATGAGGTTATCGCAACCGGACGTAGGATTTACGCCACAGGAAATAGATTTAGCTATTAAGTTGGCGCCAAGATCTGTAATAACTTCTACGCTTATAAATAATACACTTTCGTGG contains:
- a CDS encoding precorrin-2 dehydrogenase/sirohydrochlorin ferrochelatase family protein, whose protein sequence is MVYYPVMLNIKNKKCLVVGGGKVAYRKILSLLEVEALVTVISPSFDEGILQLAAKEKVELIRREYQQGDVRGFFVAIAATDDEKVNKLVASDGEKYNVLVNVIDDKDLSSFIVPSTVKRGDLIISISTSGKSPLLSRMIKEKLESIFNDDYEKLLQKLYQKRIELKDKGFTEEEKMAIYKEIIEKSGLLEINVDEGMLK
- a CDS encoding PIN domain-containing protein, translated to MEKIWIDANVILRYLLKDNEEFYAKAYEIMKKADNGELKLLVSPLTIAEVVWTLESFYKISKDQISDTLITFICSDAVEAEEKDTLILSLNSYKENNVDFIDAYIDAHAINSGNKKVFTFDKKHFSRLNIELF
- a CDS encoding AbrB/MazE/SpoVT family DNA-binding domain-containing protein, whose protein sequence is MIHATSTITGKGQIQLPAEIRKAIGADIGDNIIFIVQDNKEIVLKLIKKKKLSQLGGTLKSQVKFKSIDEETENTKKTWVNKRIRRNNNGENMD
- the hemL gene encoding glutamate-1-semialdehyde 2,1-aminomutase codes for the protein MKIDKSKELFGKAKKLMPGGVNSPVRAFKSVGTTPVFIKKGQGSHIWDEDGNEYIDYVLSWGPLILGHAHPQVVEAIKKQAELGTSFGACTELEVKMAEKVIEAVPSVKVVRMVNSGTEATMSAIRLARGYTERDIIVKFEGCYHGHSDSLLIKAGSGALTFGMPDSKGVTKEVAKDTIIARYNDIKMVEDIFKIYGENIAAVIVEPVAGNMGTVLPEEKFLKGLREITTKYGALLIFDEVMTGFRVSYSGAQGLYSVIPDITTLGKIIGGGLPVGAYGGREEIMRLVSPDGPVYQAGTLSGNPLAMAAGFETLKILSEDPALYEELDKKAEKLCNGLKESMVQNGIDVTINRVGSMMCMFFTKDEVKDYDSALKSNTALYAAYFREMLKRGVYLPPSQFETFFLSIAHTEEDIEKTIEASFEAAKIISKQYRDISIH
- a CDS encoding energy-coupling factor ABC transporter permease; its protein translation is MKKWMLLTAFALLLIAPQIAYSMHIMEGFLPLKWCIIWDAASLPFVVVGLITINKKVKENPKLKMLLGFAGAFAFVLSALKIPSVTGSCSHPTGVGLGAILFGPFAMSVLGLIVLLFQALLLAHGGITTLGANTFSMAIVGPIASYYIFKGIKKAGGPNWLAVFLAASIGDLLTYVTTSFQLAIAFPAEVGGFTASFLKFMGIFAVTQVPLAISEGLLTVLVINMLSSYSKEELIELNVLEKEGKVV
- a CDS encoding energy-coupling factor ABC transporter substrate-binding protein; amino-acid sequence: MKDKKFLMKNLILGLLVILLIVFPLVTIKNAEFAGADDRATEAIAQVDKNYKPWFEPIWEPPSGEIESLLFALQAAIGAGFLGYYIGLVKGRKNANR
- the cbiQ gene encoding cobalt ECF transporter T component CbiQ, giving the protein MLIDSYSYTNRMYNVHPVEKLLFAFLTMILCFKFDAYTNIAVIILMFVVTVFKAKIPAKVYIKLMLIPYSFLIISILTLVINVVEDKSIALVSFNIFGITLGITAKGVSTAIILFFRALAVVSCLYFLALTTPVVDIINVLKKFKFPSLFLELLQLIYRFIFVLIQAADDIYISQDSRLGYATLKNGYRSLGLLISSLFIKSYKDS
- a CDS encoding energy-coupling factor ABC transporter ATP-binding protein, which produces MKEQFILEAIDVSFEYSDGTKALDGVNMSIEKGKKIAVLGPNGAGKTTLFLHFNGILKPKSGKILYKGEEINYSHSELVKLRKNVGIVFQNPDIQLFSASVYQEISFGPMNLGYPENIVKEKVENAMKETSISHLKDKPTHFLSYGQKKSVSIADIIVMEPEVIILDEPTVYLDPKHVQEVMGLFDKLVDEGKTLILSTHDVDFAYSWADYIYIMKNGKVVAKGEPTVVFANAKELDWSDLRKPMLLEIYEILKEKEIVNGSNIPKNIEELKKCIK
- a CDS encoding slipin family protein, with the protein product MIESFAFLFTLLIILISLISASIRIVQEYERGVIFRLGRYVGVRGPGIFFLIPIIERMQKVDLRVITMEVPTQEAITRDNVTVKVNAVVYFRVIDPANAVIKVLDHIRATSQLAQTTLRSVLGQSDLDELLSHREEINKRLREIIDEGTEPWGVKVNLVEIRDVELPQSMQRAMAAQAEAERERRAKIINADGEYQAAAKLAEAARIIASQPVSLQLRYLQTLREIANDRSNIVVFPMSLDIFQQFFPQGQKESKNE
- a CDS encoding NfeD family protein, producing MFNLRKILLFIILLIFVILPLSSLKAAPTQSPVYVLSIDGPIVPVVADYIESGLQEAEKNGASCIVIELSTPGGLYSTTQKIVTQILNSPIPVVVYVSPAGAWAGSAGTFITLSANVAAMAPGSRIGAAHPVSMEDDSALSDVQKQKITHDAAAWIRSIAENRGRDPKNAEMAVIESKSFTDTEALNAHLIDFKATNLNDLLKKINGLTVKNFDGTTTTLQTDGPIKYFPMSSSQKFLFAISDPNIAYLLMSAGILGIVLELYHPGAIFPGVAGGISLLLGLYTLGTLNAQLSGMLLVILGLVLLASEAFVVSHGILAVGGITSFVLGSLMLFSGNQMGLTINKGVVFATAFFMAAFVSFLLAAVIKAQKRKVVTGVEGLIGEIGIAVSDINPNGIVLVEGERWQAESKEYIAKGEKVVITAVEGLTVKVEKIKEGGSKKND